AAGTTGCTTTTGTGGATGAGGAACTTGGGAAAGTTTTTTTAGAACTAAAAAACAAAAATCTTTGGGAGAAGACTCTTGTCCTCATCACAGCTGACCACGGTGAGGTGATGAATGTGGCCCATGCGATTTCTCCTTTTACGGGAACCAATACATACTATGGCCATGGGCAAGATTTGTTTTTGGAGAACATCCATGTTCCCCTATTAATTAAATTGCCGGGTAAATCTCAGAAACAATCGATTTCTGCTATGACAAGGTCGATTGATTTATACCCAACCATTTTGGATTATACTGGGTTAAACATTCCTAGGTCGGTGCAAGGGAAATCACTTCGATCACTCATTGAAAATACAGAAACCACAAAACGAACGTACTATGGGGAGACTAGGTTTACGCAAGGGTATGGAGAAGGAAATGAGTTTCTTTTGCAAAGGTCTTACCGTTTCCATGAACTCGGAAAATTTTGGCAAGGTTCCGTGGGGAGTGAGTTTTATTTGTATTCGGATTCCAAAAAAGATCCGAACCAAGAAAATCCATTAAGAATCACAAACATTGCTGCCATAAGGGATATGAAATTACAACCTGATTTGGAAAAAAAAATTCTCAGGTTTTGGAAACAAATTCGTTCGATGGAACCGAAACTCCCTTTGTATCATCTATCGATCCAGCCGGAATCAAAGGATACAGAAATTCAGATTCGTGTCCCAAGTGGAACCATTCGGATGGCCTCTTACCCGGAGGATGTTATTTTGAAAGAATCAGGTAAGTTGGTACAAATCCAAACCAAACGAAAAGAACCTTTTGAAATTAGTTTTGAAGTGTATCCCGATGTCAGTTTTCCAGAATTTACTGTTTGGTTTTCTAAAAAACAAATCCCCAAATCTGAAATTTTGACAGGGTATTTTGGTGTGAGTTTGGCATCTTGTCAGACCAACTGTGATTTGTTATACGAGTCAGGCACAAAAAAACCAGTGATCACTCCCAAAACAAAAGTTTATTTTTGGAAAGAGGGTGGCCAAAAAAAATCTTATTCATCCAAACAAGAATTGGGAACCGATGCCTTAGAGATTTTAAAAAAACAAGGTTACGTGCAGTAGTTGGATCAATTGTTTGGTCTATTTAATTTGTATGATTCGAATCAATCGTTGTCTTGATTGGTGATAGAAACATTCGGTAAAGATTC
The sequence above is drawn from the Leptospira harrisiae genome and encodes:
- a CDS encoding sulfatase, encoding MKSKYFFQTFKFLTFFIFFLFFILCKKTDSGLSSGSGPISKQTRPNVIWIVIDSLRGDIIGHYGVTPNLDLLKKEAISFDYHLVNAAWTRPSTLVFFTGKYASANPVNFWDYPTTKAEVEAFYRTEKSPLPKLLKDHSFVTYMVGNNPFLTDKFGLGVDVGFDQLYDFSNYNEDTKKITKKTFEVLEEVSVDQKPFFLFLNYNDPHKPYTPPEGFTNRIQTKEILDERKRNYLGEVAFVDEELGKVFLELKNKNLWEKTLVLITADHGEVMNVAHAISPFTGTNTYYGHGQDLFLENIHVPLLIKLPGKSQKQSISAMTRSIDLYPTILDYTGLNIPRSVQGKSLRSLIENTETTKRTYYGETRFTQGYGEGNEFLLQRSYRFHELGKFWQGSVGSEFYLYSDSKKDPNQENPLRITNIAAIRDMKLQPDLEKKILRFWKQIRSMEPKLPLYHLSIQPESKDTEIQIRVPSGTIRMASYPEDVILKESGKLVQIQTKRKEPFEISFEVYPDVSFPEFTVWFSKKQIPKSEILTGYFGVSLASCQTNCDLLYESGTKKPVITPKTKVYFWKEGGQKKSYSSKQELGTDALEILKKQGYVQ